Proteins from one Solidesulfovibrio sp. genomic window:
- a CDS encoding B12-binding domain-containing radical SAM protein gives MARLTLFSPTPPDLSAFGVRSLQATLKAAGHDVRLVLFPGSIGLLQEDGSFVYRYPERVVDQALELARDSDLIGVSFFTNYYDRAVQLTEAVRARLTVPVIWGGIHATVRPVEALNHADFVCRGEGETALSQLLAALDAGGATDAVAGVWTRRAGAVVDNGLAPLVADLDALPFFDFSGVDQYVYAPEARGIVPLTADILARTLPRVPSRTGRLLRVYRTMTDRGCPHGCAYCNVPTVKELFRGGPVPYFRNRGVPHVMAELRAVLARYPFIEGVQLFDDTFFSRRLDWLEAFAAAYKKDVGLPLYCQASPTTLEARKLDVLIDAGLCYVEMGIQTGSPAMRRRFRRPETDDKVLAGARLLHDRRDRLLPPDYHVILDAPWETFEDRLDTVRLLARLPKPFGLAIASLVYFPETELYRQAKAEGRIHDEETEIYRRPFYIPPRRDYPSFLLYLLTFQRIPKALYAALLSPGVVRFFTRANPVWLYRLAYPLGEAARLAAKGATALAGGDFSRIIGYFRRLVRRDPVAAGRKG, from the coding sequence ATGGCCCGGTTGACGCTTTTCTCTCCCACCCCGCCCGACCTGTCGGCCTTTGGCGTGCGCAGCCTGCAAGCGACCCTCAAGGCCGCCGGGCATGATGTCCGCCTGGTCCTTTTTCCCGGAAGCATCGGCCTGCTCCAGGAAGACGGCTCCTTCGTCTATCGCTACCCCGAACGCGTCGTGGACCAGGCCTTGGAGCTGGCCCGGGATTCGGACCTCATCGGCGTGTCGTTTTTCACCAATTATTACGATCGGGCCGTGCAACTGACCGAAGCCGTCCGGGCGCGTCTGACCGTTCCCGTGATCTGGGGCGGCATCCATGCCACGGTCCGTCCGGTCGAAGCCCTGAACCATGCGGATTTCGTCTGCCGGGGCGAGGGGGAAACGGCGCTTTCGCAACTGCTTGCCGCCCTGGACGCGGGTGGGGCCACGGACGCCGTCGCGGGGGTCTGGACGCGCCGGGCGGGGGCCGTGGTGGACAATGGCTTGGCTCCCCTGGTGGCGGACCTGGACGCGCTGCCGTTTTTCGATTTTTCCGGCGTTGACCAGTATGTATACGCCCCCGAGGCCCGGGGCATCGTCCCCCTGACCGCCGACATCCTGGCCAGGACCCTGCCCCGGGTGCCTTCCCGCACGGGGCGGCTCCTCCGTGTCTACCGCACCATGACCGACCGGGGCTGCCCCCACGGCTGCGCCTATTGCAACGTGCCGACGGTCAAGGAGCTTTTCCGGGGCGGCCCGGTGCCCTATTTCCGCAACCGGGGCGTGCCCCACGTCATGGCCGAGCTGCGCGCGGTCCTCGCCCGCTATCCCTTCATCGAGGGGGTGCAGCTTTTCGACGACACGTTTTTCTCGCGCCGCCTGGATTGGCTGGAGGCTTTCGCCGCCGCCTACAAGAAGGATGTGGGCCTGCCGCTTTACTGCCAGGCCTCGCCCACGACGCTGGAGGCGCGAAAGCTCGACGTCCTGATCGACGCCGGTCTGTGCTATGTCGAAATGGGCATCCAGACGGGCAGCCCCGCCATGCGTCGGCGGTTTCGCCGCCCGGAGACCGACGACAAGGTCCTGGCCGGGGCCAGGCTGCTGCACGATCGCCGGGACCGGCTCCTGCCGCCGGATTATCACGTCATCCTCGACGCGCCCTGGGAGACGTTCGAGGACCGCCTGGACACCGTGCGGCTGCTGGCCCGGCTGCCCAAACCCTTCGGCCTGGCCATCGCCAGCCTGGTCTATTTCCCGGAAACGGAACTCTACCGCCAGGCCAAGGCCGAAGGCCGCATCCATGACGAGGAAACGGAAATCTACCGCCGGCCCTTCTACATCCCCCCCCGGCGCGACTATCCGTCCTTCCTGCTCTACCTGCTGACCTTCCAGCGCATCCCCAAGGCCTTGTACGCCGCGTTGCTGTCCCCCGGGGTGGTGCGGTTTTTCACGCGGGCCAACCCCGTCTGGCTCTACCGGCTGGCTTATCCCCTGGGCGAAGCGGCCCGCCTGGCGGCCAAGGGCGCCACGGCCCTGGCCGGCGGGGACTTCTCCCGCATCATCGGCTACTTTCGGCGGCTTGTGCGCCGCGATCCCGTGGCCGCCGGGCGCAAGGGGTAG